Proteins encoded within one genomic window of Glycine soja cultivar W05 chromosome 1, ASM419377v2, whole genome shotgun sequence:
- the LOC114408133 gene encoding pentatricopeptide repeat-containing protein At1g31920-like, which produces MSGTSVLCQSHLLSLPNSPLQSSELNAKFNEQGWLSLLKRCKSMEEFKQVHAHILKLGLFYDSFCGSNLVASCALSRWGSMEYACSIFRQIEEPGSFEYNTMIRGNVNSMDLEEVLLLYVEMLERGIEPDNFTYPFVLKACSLLVALKEGVQIHAHVFKAGLEVDVFVQNGLISMYGKCGAIEHAGVVFEQMDEKSVASWSSIIGAHASVEMWHECLMLLGDMSGEGRHRAEESILVSALSACTHLRSPNLGRCIHGILLRNISELNVVVKTSLIDMYAKCGSLEKGLCVFHNMAHKNRYSYTVMIAGLAIHGRGREALRVFSDMLEEGLTPDDVVYVGVLSACSHAGLVKEGLQCFNRMQFEHMIKPTIQHYGCMVDLMGRAGMLKEAYGLIKSMPIKPNDVVWRSLLSACKVHHNLEIGEIAAENIFRLNKHNPGDYLVLANMYARAKKWANVARIRTEMAEKHLVQTPGFSLVEANRNVYKFVSQDKSQPICETIYDMIQQMEWQLKFEGYTPDMSQVLLDVDEDEKRQRLKHHSQKLAIAFALIHTSEGSPIRISRNLRMCNDCHTYTKFISVIYEREITVRDRNRFHHFKDGTCSCKDYW; this is translated from the coding sequence ATGAGTGGGACATCTGTCCTTTGCCAATCCCATCTTTTGTCACTGCCAAATAGTCCACTCCAAAGCTCTGAATTGAATGCAAAGTTCAATGAGCAGGGATGGTTGTCTTTGCTCAAGAGATGCAAGAGCATGGAAGAATTCAAGCAAGTACATGCCCATATTCTAAAATTGGGTCTCTTCTATGATTCTTTCTGTGGCAGCAATCTTGTTGCCTCTTGTGCTCTATCTAGATGGGGCAGCATGGAGTATGCTTGCTCAATCTTCAGGCAGATTGAGGAACCTGGTAGCTTTGAGTACAATACCATGATTAGAGGAAATGTCAATAGCATGGATCTAGAAGAAGTTTTGTTGCTTTATGTTGAGATGCTTGAAAGAGGAATTGAACCTGACAACTTCACCTACCCGTTTGTGCTCAAGGCATGCTCTCTATTAGTTGCTCTCAAGGAAGGAGTGCAAATTCATGCTCATGTTTTTAAGGCAGGTCTTGAGGTTGATGTCTTTGTGCAAAATGGCTTGATCAGCATGTATGGCAAGTGTGGGGCAATAGAGCATGCTGGTGTTGTGTTTGAGCAAATGGATGAAAAGAGTGTGGCTTCGTGGAGTTCCATCATTGGTGCTCATGCTAGTGTGGAGATGTGGCATGAGTGCTTGATGCTTCTTGGGGACATGAGCGGTGAGGGGCGCCATAGGGCTGAAGAGAGCATTCTGGTTAGTGCACTTTCTGCTTGCACTCATTTGAGGTCTCCTAATCTTGGAAGGTGCATACATGGGATCTTGTTGAGGAACATCAGTGAACTCAATGTTGTTGTGAAGACTTCATTAATTGATATGTATGCCAAGTGTGGGAGCCTTGAGAAAGGGCTTTGTGTGTTCCATAATATGGCTCATAAGAATAGATATTCTTACACTGTAATGATTGCGGGGCTTGCCATTCATGGGCGCGGTAGGGAAGCTCTAAGAGTTTTCTCTGACATGCTGGAGGAAGGTTTGACACCAGATGATGTTGTCTATGTGGGTGTGTTAAGTGCTTGCAGTCATGCTGGTCTTGTCAAAGAGGGTCTTCAATGTTTCAACCGCATGCAATTTGAGCATATGATTAAACCAACAATTCAGCACTATGGTTGTATGGTGGATCTTATGGGGAGAGCTGGGATGCTAAAGGAAGCCTATGGCCTCATAAAAAGCATGCCAATTAAGCCTAATGATGTGGTTTGGAGGAGCCTTCTTAGTGCTTGTAAGGTTCACCATAACTTGGAAATAGGGGAGATTGCAGCTGAGAATATTTTCAGGTTGAATAAACACAATCCCGGGGACTATTTGGTGCTAGCAAATATGTATGCAAGGGCTAAAAAATGGGCTAATGTAGCCAGGATCAGAACAGAAATGGCTGAAAAACACTTGGTGCAAACACCTGGGTTCAGTTTGGTTGAAGCAAATAGGAATGTATACAAGTTTGTTTCGCAGGACAAGTCTCAACCAATATGTGAAACCATCTATGATATGATTCAACAAATGGAATGGCAGTTGAAATTTGAAGGCTATACACCAGACATGTCACAGGTGTTGCTTGATGTGGATGAAGATGAAAAGAGGCAGAGACTGAAACATCATAGTCAGAAGTTGGCAATTGCTTTTGCACTAATACATACATCGGAGGGATCTCccataagaatatcaagaaatcTTAGAATGTGTAATGACTGTCATACTTACACTAAGTTCATTTCCGTGATCTATGAACGGGAAATTACTGTGAGAGACCGTAATCGCTTCCACCATTTTAAAGATGGAACTTGCTCATGTAAAGATTATTGGTGA
- the LOC114408177 gene encoding uncharacterized protein LOC114408177: MYVLSGWEGSAHDSKVLSDALARKNGLKVPQGKYYLVDCGFPNRRKFLAPYRGVRYHLQDFAGHGNDPENEKELFNLRHASLRNVIERIFGIFKSRFTIFKLAPPFLFKIQAELVLACAALHNFLRKECRSDEFPVEPTDESSSSSSVLPNYEDNDHEPIVQTQEQEREDANIWRTNIGSDMWRNANN, translated from the coding sequence ATGTACGTTCTTAGCGGGTGGGAGGGTTCAGCACATGATTCCAAGGTGTTAAGTGATGCTTTGGCAAGGAAGAATGGACTTAAAGTGCCCCAAGGTAAGTATTATCTGGTGGATTGTGGATTTCCTAATCGACGCAAATTTTTAGCCCCATATCGAGGTGTACGATATCATCTACAAGATTTTGCAGGTCACGGTAATGACcctgaaaatgaaaaggaattatTTAATCTTCGGCATGCATCCTTAAGGAATGTGATTGAGAGGATATTTGGTATTTTTAAATCGCGGTTCACAATTTTTAAGTTAGCACCTCCATTTCTATTTAAAATACAAGCAGAGCTTGTGTTGGCATGTGCAGCACTTCATAATTTTCTTCGCAAAGAATGTCGTTCTGATGAATTTCCAGTGGAACCTACTGACgagtcttcatcttcatcttcagtgTTACCAAATTACGAAGACAATGATCATGAACCCATTGTTCAAACACAAGAGCAGGAACGAGAAGATGCTAATATATGGAGGACTAATATAGGTTCAGATATGTGGAGAAATGCTAATAATTAG